The Kordia sp. SMS9 genome window below encodes:
- a CDS encoding NADP-dependent malic enzyme translates to MSKSNKERKRREALIYHAKPRPGKIKVVPTKRYSTQRDLSLAYSPGVAEPCLEIKKDKKNVYKYTTKGNLVAVISNGTAVLGLGDIGPEASKPVMEGKGLLFKIFADIDVFDIEVDTKDVDQFIETVKNIAPTFGGINLEDIKAPEAFEIERRLIEELDIPVMHDDQHGTAIISSAALINALELAEKNIEEVRIVVSGAGSAAISCMNLYVALGAKLENIAMFDVDGLLHKGRTDLSPMQAHFRTDKHYDSLADALKGADVFLGLSVGNIVSQDMLRSMAHDPIVFAMANPTPEISYEEAIVSRKDIIMATGRSDHPNQVNNVLGFPFIFRGALDVRATKINEAMKMAAVKALAELAKEPVPEQVNIAYAETKLTFGKEYIIPKPFDPRLIAKIPPAIAKAAMDSGVATEPIEDWARYEDELLHRLDADNKIIRLLHKRARSNKKRIVFAEADHLDVLKAAQYVYDERIAIPILLGNEKRIHELRDELEFDGDVEIIDPKSDEQRARRHKFAEIYWETRKRKGVTKIDAKKMMRERNYFAAMLVNDGYADGLISGYSRSYPTVVKPMLELIGTAKGVRKAATTNLMITERGPIFLSDTSINIDPSARDLAKIVQMTAMTVKMFGLEPNIAMLSYSNFGSSEHEDAKKVGEAVDYLHRYYPNINVDGAVQSDFALNREMLSEKFPFSKLAGKEVNTLVFPNLDSANITYKLMKELNKADSIGPIMLGMKKPVHILQLGASVDEIINMAAVAAVDAQEKEKWQQRKEEE, encoded by the coding sequence ATGAGCAAAAGCAACAAAGAACGCAAAAGGAGAGAAGCATTAATCTATCATGCCAAACCGCGACCAGGAAAAATTAAAGTAGTTCCTACCAAAAGATATTCTACCCAACGCGATTTGTCTTTAGCGTATTCGCCAGGAGTTGCAGAACCTTGTTTGGAAATTAAAAAAGACAAAAAAAATGTCTACAAATACACGACCAAAGGAAATTTGGTAGCTGTTATTTCTAATGGAACGGCTGTGTTAGGTTTGGGTGATATTGGTCCGGAAGCTTCCAAACCTGTGATGGAAGGAAAAGGCTTGCTCTTTAAAATCTTTGCAGATATTGATGTGTTTGATATAGAGGTTGATACCAAAGACGTAGATCAATTCATTGAAACGGTCAAAAACATTGCACCCACATTTGGCGGTATCAATTTAGAAGATATCAAAGCGCCAGAAGCTTTTGAAATTGAACGTAGATTGATTGAAGAATTGGACATTCCCGTAATGCATGACGATCAACACGGAACGGCAATCATCTCATCTGCTGCATTGATCAATGCGTTAGAATTGGCAGAAAAAAACATAGAAGAAGTGCGTATTGTAGTTTCGGGCGCAGGTTCGGCAGCGATATCGTGTATGAATTTATATGTGGCGCTTGGCGCGAAATTGGAAAACATCGCCATGTTTGATGTAGACGGTTTATTGCATAAAGGGCGAACCGATTTATCACCGATGCAAGCGCATTTTAGAACGGACAAACATTACGATTCACTCGCAGATGCGCTAAAAGGTGCAGATGTATTTTTAGGGCTTTCTGTGGGAAATATTGTGTCGCAAGACATGTTGCGTTCTATGGCGCACGATCCAATTGTATTTGCCATGGCAAATCCGACACCTGAAATTTCCTATGAAGAAGCTATAGTTTCTCGTAAAGATATTATCATGGCAACAGGTCGATCGGATCATCCAAATCAAGTAAACAATGTACTTGGGTTTCCATTTATATTTCGTGGAGCGTTAGACGTTCGCGCTACAAAAATTAACGAAGCTATGAAAATGGCAGCGGTAAAAGCATTGGCGGAATTGGCAAAAGAACCCGTTCCTGAACAAGTAAATATCGCGTATGCGGAAACAAAATTAACGTTCGGAAAAGAATACATCATCCCAAAACCGTTTGATCCACGACTCATTGCAAAAATTCCACCAGCGATAGCCAAAGCAGCCATGGATTCAGGAGTTGCCACAGAACCAATTGAAGATTGGGCGCGTTATGAAGATGAGCTATTACACCGATTGGATGCAGACAATAAAATCATCCGATTATTGCACAAAAGAGCGCGTAGTAACAAAAAACGCATTGTATTTGCAGAAGCGGATCATTTAGACGTCCTCAAAGCAGCACAATATGTATATGACGAACGTATTGCGATTCCGATACTTCTAGGAAATGAAAAGCGCATTCACGAACTCAGAGACGAATTGGAATTTGATGGTGATGTCGAAATCATTGATCCAAAAAGTGATGAACAAAGAGCGCGACGACACAAATTTGCGGAAATCTATTGGGAAACTAGAAAGCGCAAAGGTGTCACTAAGATTGATGCAAAAAAGATGATGCGCGAGCGTAACTATTTTGCGGCGATGTTGGTCAACGATGGTTATGCTGACGGATTGATCTCAGGATATTCTAGAAGTTATCCAACAGTCGTAAAACCAATGTTAGAGTTGATTGGAACGGCAAAAGGAGTACGTAAAGCCGCGACGACGAACTTAATGATTACCGAACGTGGACCGATATTTTTATCAGACACTTCCATCAATATTGATCCATCTGCGCGCGATTTGGCAAAAATTGTACAAATGACGGCAATGACTGTGAAAATGTTCGGTCTAGAACCAAACATTGCCATGTTATCATATTCAAACTTTGGTTCTTCAGAACATGAAGATGCCAAAAAAGTAGGGGAAGCTGTAGATTATTTACATAGATATTATCCAAATATTAACGTGGATGGCGCTGTACAATCAGATTTTGCTTTAAATCGCGAAATGCTTTCAGAGAAATTTCCGTTCTCTAAATTAGCTGGAAAAGAAGTCAATACACTGGTTTTTCCAAATTTAGATTCGGCAAACATCACGTATAAATTGATGAAAGAATTGAACAAAGCGGATTCCATTGGTCCTATTATGTTGGGAATGAAAAAGCCTGTTCACATTTTACAGTTGGGTGCTAGTGTTGATGAAATCATAAATATGGCAGCAGTAGCAGCAGTTGATGCACAAGAAAAAGAAAAGTGGCAACAGCGAAAAGAAGAAGAATAA
- the ruvB gene encoding Holliday junction branch migration DNA helicase RuvB produces the protein MNDNLDPTNQNFSSEELDIEKVLRPLSFEDFTGQDQVLENLQVFVQAANLRDEALDHTLFHGPPGLGKTTLAHILANELGASIKVTSGPVLDKPGDLAGLLTNLDERDVLFIDEIHRLSPIVEEYLYSAMEDYKIDIMIESGPNARTVQINLNPFTLVGATTRSGLLTAPMRARFGIASRLQYYSTELLSTIVQRSAQILKVPISMEAAIEIAGRSRGTPRIANALLRRVRDFAQIKGNGTIDIAIAQFSLKALNVDAYGLDEMDNRILSAIIDKFKGGPVGITTLATAVSESGETIEEVYEPFLIQQGFIIRTPRGREVTELAYKHLGRVKGGVQGGLF, from the coding sequence ATGAATGATAACTTAGACCCTACAAATCAGAACTTTTCCTCTGAAGAATTAGACATAGAAAAGGTGTTGCGTCCACTATCCTTTGAGGATTTTACGGGACAAGATCAAGTATTAGAAAATCTGCAAGTATTTGTGCAAGCCGCAAACCTACGTGATGAAGCATTAGATCATACGCTATTTCATGGACCTCCAGGATTGGGAAAAACGACGTTAGCACATATTCTTGCCAATGAACTAGGAGCAAGTATAAAAGTAACTTCCGGACCTGTATTGGACAAACCTGGTGATTTAGCAGGCTTGTTGACGAATTTAGATGAACGTGATGTTTTATTTATTGATGAAATACATCGTTTAAGTCCTATTGTGGAAGAATATCTCTATTCGGCGATGGAAGATTATAAAATTGATATCATGATTGAATCGGGCCCAAATGCCAGAACTGTTCAAATCAATTTGAATCCTTTTACCTTAGTAGGTGCCACAACGCGTTCAGGATTGCTTACAGCACCAATGCGAGCCCGTTTTGGAATTGCAAGCCGCTTACAATACTATTCAACCGAATTACTATCAACCATCGTGCAGCGAAGTGCGCAAATACTCAAAGTTCCCATCAGTATGGAAGCTGCGATTGAAATTGCAGGAAGAAGTCGTGGAACACCGCGTATTGCCAATGCGCTATTACGCAGAGTGCGTGATTTTGCGCAAATCAAAGGAAATGGTACGATCGACATAGCAATTGCGCAGTTCAGTCTCAAAGCATTAAATGTAGATGCCTATGGTTTGGACGAAATGGACAACCGAATCTTATCTGCGATCATAGACAAATTCAAAGGTGGACCAGTCGGAATTACAACCTTGGCAACGGCAGTTTCTGAAAGTGGCGAAACCATCGAAGAAGTATACGAACCTTTCCTCATACAACAAGGTTTCATCATCCGAACCCCAAGAGGAAGAGAAGTCACCGAACTCGCATACAAACATCTTGGAAGAGTGAAAGGTGGCGTTCAAGGAGGACTTTTTTAG
- a CDS encoding cbb3-type cytochrome c oxidase subunit I has product MSATAVHAAGDHGHDHGHHHKETFITKYIFSQDHKMIAKQYLITGVIMGVIGIMMSILFRMQLAWPKESFTIFEIFLGSWAPDGVMSADKYLALVTIHGTIMVFFVLTAGLSGTFSNLLIPLQIGARDMASGFLNMVSYWLFFISSVIMISSLFVEGGAASAGWTIYPPLSALPEAIPGSGLGMTLWLVSMAIFIASSLLGSLNYIVTVINLRTKGMSMTRLPLTIWAFFVTAIIGVVSFPVLLSAALLLIFDRSFGTSFYLSDIFIQGEALHYQGGSPVLFEHLFWFLGHPEVYIVLLPALGITSEVIATNSRKPIFGYRAMVASILAIAFLSTIVWGHHMFISGMNPFLGSVFTFTTLLIAIPSAVKAFNYITTLWKGNLQMNPAMLFSIGLVSTFITGGLTGIILGDSTLDINVHDTYFVVAHFHLVMGISALYGLFAGVYHWFPKMFGRMMNKNLGYVHFWVTAVCAYGVFFPMHFIGMAGLPRRYYTNSEFPLFDDLADVNVVITMFAIIGGAFQLVFLYNFFSSIFYGKKATQNPWRSNTLEWTTPVEHMHGNWPGEIPHVHRWAYDYSKPGHDDDFVPQTVPMKEGEEELHH; this is encoded by the coding sequence ATGTCAGCAACAGCAGTACACGCAGCAGGAGATCACGGACACGATCACGGACATCATCATAAAGAGACATTCATTACTAAATATATATTTAGTCAGGATCATAAAATGATTGCCAAGCAATACTTGATTACAGGTGTTATCATGGGAGTTATCGGTATTATGATGTCTATACTTTTCCGCATGCAGTTAGCATGGCCAAAGGAATCGTTTACAATTTTTGAAATATTCTTAGGAAGTTGGGCGCCAGACGGAGTCATGAGTGCCGATAAATACCTAGCCTTAGTAACCATTCACGGTACCATCATGGTATTCTTTGTATTAACTGCTGGGTTAAGTGGTACGTTTAGTAACTTACTTATTCCATTGCAAATTGGAGCACGAGATATGGCATCTGGATTCCTAAACATGGTTTCCTATTGGTTATTTTTCATCTCAAGTGTCATCATGATTTCTTCTTTATTTGTAGAAGGTGGAGCAGCATCAGCAGGTTGGACAATCTATCCTCCATTAAGTGCCTTGCCAGAAGCAATTCCAGGTTCAGGATTAGGAATGACATTGTGGTTAGTGTCCATGGCAATATTCATTGCATCCTCATTACTAGGATCATTAAACTATATTGTAACGGTAATCAACCTTCGTACAAAAGGAATGTCAATGACAAGATTGCCACTAACAATCTGGGCATTTTTTGTAACTGCTATCATTGGTGTAGTTTCGTTCCCAGTATTATTATCAGCAGCATTATTACTAATATTTGATAGAAGCTTTGGAACATCGTTCTATCTATCAGACATATTCATACAAGGTGAAGCCTTGCATTATCAAGGTGGATCGCCTGTACTTTTTGAACATTTATTCTGGTTCTTAGGACACCCAGAAGTATATATTGTATTACTTCCAGCACTAGGAATCACTTCAGAAGTCATCGCAACCAACTCTCGAAAACCGATTTTCGGATATCGAGCCATGGTCGCCTCCATTTTGGCAATTGCATTCCTATCAACAATTGTTTGGGGACACCACATGTTTATCTCAGGAATGAATCCATTCTTAGGTTCTGTATTTACATTCACAACCTTATTAATCGCGATTCCATCCGCCGTCAAAGCGTTCAACTATATCACAACACTCTGGAAAGGAAACTTACAGATGAACCCAGCGATGTTATTTTCAATCGGATTAGTCTCAACATTCATTACAGGTGGATTAACAGGAATTATCTTGGGAGATAGTACATTAGACATCAACGTACACGATACGTATTTTGTAGTAGCGCATTTCCACTTAGTAATGGGTATTTCCGCACTATACGGATTATTCGCAGGTGTATATCACTGGTTCCCAAAAATGTTTGGGCGCATGATGAACAAAAACTTAGGATACGTGCACTTCTGGGTAACAGCCGTCTGTGCATACGGAGTATTTTTCCCAATGCACTTTATCGGAATGGCTGGATTACCAAGACGTTACTACACAAACTCGGAATTCCCATTATTTGATGACTTAGCAGATGTAAACGTAGTAATCACAATGTTTGCAATCATTGGAGGAGCATTTCAGTTGGTATTCTTATACAACTTCTTTAGCAGTATATTCTATGGTAAAAAAGCAACGCAAAACCCTTGGAGATCTAACACATTAGAGTGGACAACTCCAGTTGAGCACATGCACGGAAACTGGCCAGGAGAAATTCCTCATGTACACCGTTGGGCTTATGATTACAGTAAGCCAGGACACGATGATGATTTTGTTCCGCAAACGGTGCCAATGAAAGAAGGCGAAGAAGAACTACATCACTAA
- the ruvA gene encoding Holliday junction branch migration protein RuvA, whose amino-acid sequence MITHIQGKLVEKNPTDVVIECSGVGYFINISLTTYAQIPNQEHVKLFTHLHVREDAQTLYGFFQKSERAVFRLLISVSGIGTSTARTMLSSLTSEQICQAIGGGDVATIQSVKGIGAKTAQRVIIELKDKILKLYDLEEVSMSQSNTNKEETLSALEVLGYTRKQSEKVLDKIIKEMPNGSVEEMIKMALKNL is encoded by the coding sequence ATGATTACTCACATACAGGGGAAGCTCGTAGAGAAAAATCCAACAGATGTAGTGATAGAATGCAGTGGAGTCGGATACTTTATCAATATTTCTCTTACTACGTATGCACAAATCCCTAATCAAGAACATGTAAAACTATTTACGCATCTTCACGTACGAGAAGATGCACAAACGCTTTATGGTTTTTTTCAAAAATCAGAACGCGCTGTTTTTCGTTTGTTGATTTCTGTTTCTGGCATAGGAACGAGTACGGCGCGCACTATGCTTTCTTCCTTAACCTCTGAACAAATATGTCAAGCAATTGGAGGTGGCGATGTGGCAACCATTCAAAGTGTAAAAGGAATTGGAGCTAAAACTGCACAACGTGTAATCATCGAATTAAAGGATAAAATCTTAAAATTATACGATCTTGAAGAAGTTTCGATGTCTCAAAGCAATACAAACAAAGAAGAAACGTTATCTGCTTTGGAAGTATTAGGTTACACCCGAAAACAGTCTGAAAAAGTACTCGATAAAATAATTAAAGAAATGCCCAACGGAAGCGTAGAAGAGATGATCAAGATGGCATTAAAAAACTTATAA
- a CDS encoding T9SS type A sorting domain-containing protein, giving the protein MKNILYFLATASVYFLSTNLCQAQFNPVEYDLYIHNDVYADQVDTAATVASLIAVNTIFSGGTGNYFSSATTLKDGFTVENGGTLFLSVPITGKKEAVAAPQLFTQEDTQFELYPNPTKGFVNISLKAQTWNSNVRVEVYALNTSAMLFSREIAQKDAASISLDVSSLAKGIYVVKLYEAKGGKSFTRKLIKN; this is encoded by the coding sequence ATGAAAAACATTCTATATTTTTTAGCCACAGCAAGTGTGTATTTTTTGAGCACAAACCTTTGTCAAGCACAGTTTAATCCTGTAGAATACGATTTGTACATTCATAATGATGTGTATGCCGATCAAGTAGATACCGCAGCAACTGTAGCAAGTTTGATTGCCGTGAATACTATTTTTTCTGGCGGAACAGGAAATTATTTTTCCTCAGCAACTACTTTGAAAGATGGTTTTACCGTTGAAAATGGAGGAACTTTATTTTTATCCGTTCCTATCACTGGAAAGAAAGAAGCTGTAGCCGCACCACAACTGTTTACACAAGAAGATACACAGTTTGAATTGTATCCGAATCCGACAAAAGGTTTTGTAAATATTTCATTGAAAGCGCAAACTTGGAACTCCAACGTTCGTGTGGAAGTGTATGCGTTGAACACTTCGGCAATGTTATTTTCGAGAGAGATTGCCCAGAAAGATGCAGCCAGCATTTCATTGGATGTTTCTTCGTTAGCGAAGGGAATTTATGTGGTGAAGCTGTATGAAGCCAAAGGTGGAAAATCATTCACACGCAAATTGATTAAAAACTAG
- a CDS encoding cytochrome P450 has protein sequence MPYHYPNTIPFYKILFKSSSITRNPIPFHKENFEKHGDTFAISPPFSKRIMLTCDAEIILYLLRKNHRNYKKSKIQTKFLSKYVGKGLLTSSGEYWLKQRRLIQPAFHKEKLQKLVTIMESTIETQLQNLPKNTKVDSYPIMNELAFHVVAKSLFNYSSDEHTMHRLQEIIETLQDFIIREIRQPHKQWWYKASGLVKKHMTLVKESRDIINTVIDERRNSDKEHDDLLDMLLKAKYEDDGTSMTNEQLIDEILIFFVAGHETTANALTFTFHLIAKNPEVYAKVLTEIDAIDDAISPMEKIAKLNYVKNCVEESMRLYPPAWITDRVALEDDSFGGFNVQKGTMIGISFYELHRNKKYWENPNDFIPERFSDENRKATTGYYFPFGAGPRMCIGNSFALYEMMLSVYQMMKKYTIATDPKKVAIAPLITLKPIDLPLTFTKRTV, from the coding sequence ATGCCATACCACTATCCAAACACAATTCCATTCTACAAAATTCTCTTCAAATCGTCTTCGATTACGCGAAATCCAATTCCGTTTCACAAAGAAAATTTTGAAAAGCATGGAGATACGTTTGCGATTTCGCCGCCGTTTTCAAAACGAATCATGCTGACGTGCGATGCAGAAATCATACTGTATTTGTTGCGAAAAAATCATCGGAACTATAAAAAATCTAAAATTCAAACCAAGTTCCTATCAAAATATGTTGGGAAAGGATTGTTGACTTCAAGTGGTGAGTATTGGTTGAAACAACGACGACTCATTCAACCTGCATTTCACAAAGAAAAGTTGCAAAAATTGGTCACTATTATGGAAAGTACCATTGAAACGCAACTGCAAAATCTTCCTAAAAATACCAAAGTAGATTCGTATCCGATTATGAACGAATTGGCGTTTCACGTTGTAGCAAAATCACTGTTTAACTATTCTTCGGATGAACATACCATGCACCGACTGCAAGAAATTATAGAAACCTTGCAAGATTTCATCATTCGAGAAATACGACAACCACACAAACAATGGTGGTATAAAGCAAGCGGATTGGTCAAAAAACACATGACACTCGTCAAGGAAAGTCGCGATATCATTAATACAGTCATTGACGAACGTCGTAATTCCGACAAAGAACACGACGATTTATTAGACATGCTGCTCAAAGCAAAATACGAAGATGACGGAACTTCCATGACCAACGAACAATTGATAGATGAAATCCTAATCTTCTTTGTGGCAGGACATGAAACTACTGCAAATGCACTTACATTTACCTTTCATCTTATTGCCAAAAATCCAGAAGTGTATGCAAAAGTATTGACTGAAATTGATGCGATTGATGATGCGATTTCTCCGATGGAAAAAATAGCGAAACTCAACTACGTGAAAAACTGTGTGGAAGAATCCATGCGTTTGTATCCACCAGCGTGGATTACGGACAGAGTTGCTTTGGAAGACGATTCTTTTGGAGGTTTTAACGTGCAAAAAGGAACGATGATTGGAATTTCGTTTTATGAATTGCACAGGAACAAAAAATACTGGGAAAATCCAAACGATTTCATACCCGAACGTTTCTCAGACGAAAACCGAAAAGCAACAACAGGATATTACTTTCCGTTCGGCGCAGGTCCGCGTATGTGTATTGGAAACAGTTTTGCATTGTATGAAATGATGTTGTCTGTCTATCAAATGATGAAAAAATATACGATTGCAACTGATCCAAAAAAAGTAGCTATTGCGCCATTAATTACACTAAAGCCTATTGATCTTCCGTTAACCTTCACGAAAAGAACAGTTTGA
- the queG gene encoding tRNA epoxyqueuosine(34) reductase QueG, protein MNSKQKHTELIKAEAKRLGFLSCGISKAEFLEEEAPRLEAWLNKNMHGEMQYMENHFDKRLDPTKLVDDSKSVVSLLLNYYPSETQKDAEAPKISKYAYGRDYHFVIKDKLKSLLHFIQEEIGDVHGRAFVDSAPVLDKAWAAKSGLGWIGKHSNLLTQQVGSFYFIAELIIDLELDYDSPVTDHCGSCTACIDACPTQAIVDPYVVDGSKCISYFTIELKNEIPTHVQGQFDNWMFGCDICQDVCPWNRFSKPHNEPLFNPYPELLSMSKKEWEEITQEVFSELFKKSAVKRTKYTGLVRNIQFLKTEEQ, encoded by the coding sequence TTGAATTCCAAACAAAAACATACAGAACTGATCAAAGCTGAAGCAAAACGCTTAGGGTTTTTGTCGTGTGGCATCTCAAAAGCGGAATTTTTAGAAGAAGAAGCACCGCGATTGGAAGCTTGGTTGAATAAAAATATGCATGGCGAAATGCAGTACATGGAAAATCATTTTGACAAGCGATTGGATCCAACGAAATTGGTGGACGATTCCAAATCGGTGGTTTCTCTATTGTTGAATTACTATCCATCTGAAACGCAAAAAGATGCCGAAGCGCCCAAAATTTCCAAATACGCATACGGAAGAGATTATCACTTTGTCATCAAAGACAAGCTAAAAAGCTTACTACATTTCATTCAAGAGGAAATTGGAGACGTTCACGGACGTGCATTTGTAGATTCCGCGCCTGTGTTGGACAAAGCTTGGGCGGCAAAAAGTGGTTTGGGTTGGATTGGAAAACACAGCAATCTCCTCACACAGCAAGTCGGTTCTTTCTATTTTATTGCAGAACTTATTATTGATTTGGAACTAGACTATGATTCACCTGTCACAGATCACTGTGGCAGTTGTACGGCATGTATCGACGCATGCCCAACGCAAGCCATTGTTGATCCGTATGTGGTTGATGGAAGCAAATGTATCTCATACTTTACGATCGAACTGAAAAACGAAATTCCAACACACGTACAAGGTCAATTTGACAATTGGATGTTTGGCTGCGATATTTGCCAAGATGTATGTCCGTGGAATCGGTTCTCAAAGCCACACAACGAACCGTTGTTCAATCCGTATCCAGAATTGCTGTCAATGTCTAAAAAAGAATGGGAAGAAATCACGCAAGAAGTCTTTAGTGAACTCTTTAAAAAATCGGCAGTAAAGCGCACAAAATATACAGGTTTAGTGCGAAATATTCAATTTTTGAAAACAGAAGAACAATAA